One Edaphobacter lichenicola DNA window includes the following coding sequences:
- the tig gene encoding trigger factor: MTETNETAELQPEVTTTHDHEHHDHAHDHHDHEHTHQHAPALNPELTREIDVEVGADEVSKSFKSVVKKYQKLARIPGFRAGKVPETLVRSKFAKEIRQEVLESLVSERFRKAIDEQQLRPVSEPQLLDLQLFDGQPLKFKAAFEVAPEIDVAGYDNVSVTKPEAALTDEEYSAELARVLDGHATVEPVEEDRPLVDGDWAEIQFRGEVKDLAQTVTADGVQSVSNTEPITGENVLIEIGGKNTLAAFNEALRGAKPAQELKFEVEYPADFGERRLAGQTVSYDVTVKGIKYKSFPERDAEFAKQLGNYESWEEFENKLREHASDRKKSALESAAKDKMLGEFIEKFQFPVPEAFVQQQIEARLDRGLRALAQQGMKVEDMRKLDFQQLRASQRDLAVNEVKVSMILDRIAEVEGVTLSEEDLERELLLLSIQSREPLETLRDRLSNDGGLDRIREQMRREKTGSVLYEKLAS; the protein is encoded by the coding sequence ATGACAGAGACCAATGAGACTGCAGAGCTGCAGCCAGAAGTAACGACGACGCATGACCATGAGCATCATGACCACGCTCATGACCACCACGATCACGAGCACACCCATCAGCATGCACCCGCGCTGAACCCGGAGCTGACCCGGGAGATCGACGTTGAGGTTGGCGCTGATGAAGTATCGAAGAGCTTCAAGAGCGTGGTGAAGAAGTATCAGAAGCTGGCGAGGATTCCTGGCTTCCGTGCCGGGAAGGTGCCGGAGACGCTGGTGCGCTCGAAGTTTGCGAAGGAGATTCGGCAGGAGGTTCTGGAGAGCCTGGTGTCGGAGCGCTTCCGCAAGGCGATTGATGAGCAGCAGCTGCGCCCGGTGTCGGAGCCGCAGCTGCTGGACCTGCAGCTGTTCGACGGACAGCCGTTGAAGTTCAAGGCTGCGTTTGAGGTTGCGCCGGAGATCGACGTTGCCGGCTATGACAACGTTTCGGTGACGAAGCCTGAGGCTGCGCTGACCGATGAGGAGTACAGTGCCGAGTTGGCGCGCGTGCTGGATGGCCATGCAACGGTCGAGCCGGTGGAGGAGGATCGGCCTCTGGTGGACGGCGACTGGGCGGAGATTCAGTTTCGCGGCGAGGTGAAAGACCTGGCGCAGACGGTGACCGCAGATGGCGTGCAGAGCGTCTCGAACACCGAGCCGATTACGGGCGAGAATGTGCTGATCGAGATTGGCGGAAAGAATACACTGGCTGCCTTCAACGAAGCGTTGCGTGGAGCGAAGCCTGCGCAGGAGCTGAAGTTCGAAGTGGAATATCCGGCGGACTTCGGCGAGCGGCGGCTTGCGGGCCAGACGGTGAGCTATGACGTGACCGTGAAGGGGATCAAATACAAGAGCTTCCCGGAGCGCGATGCGGAGTTCGCCAAGCAGCTGGGTAACTACGAGAGCTGGGAGGAGTTCGAGAACAAGCTGCGCGAGCATGCTTCGGATCGCAAGAAGAGCGCGCTCGAGAGCGCCGCCAAGGACAAGATGCTCGGCGAGTTCATTGAGAAGTTCCAGTTCCCTGTTCCCGAGGCGTTTGTACAGCAGCAGATCGAGGCGCGGCTGGATCGCGGGCTGCGGGCTCTGGCGCAACAGGGCATGAAGGTGGAGGATATGCGCAAGCTGGACTTTCAGCAGCTGCGTGCCTCGCAGCGCGACCTGGCGGTGAACGAGGTGAAGGTTTCGATGATCCTCGATCGCATCGCCGAGGTGGAGGGCGTCACGTTGAGCGAAGAGGATCTGGAGCGCGAGTTGCTGCTGCTCTCGATTCAGTCGCGTGAGCCGCTGGAGACGCTTCGTGACAGGCTGTCGAACGATGGCGGGCTGGACCGGATTCGCGAGCAGATGCGGCGCGAGAAGACTGGAAGCGTGCTCTACGAGAAGCTGGCTTCGTAG